A window from Mesorhizobium sp. WSM2240 encodes these proteins:
- a CDS encoding class I SAM-dependent methyltransferase: MQAPSLDWSIGGYETIAALLLPAAETVVAAAGLKRGDRVVDIGCGTGNAALLAARQGAEVIGVDPALRLIEVAAERAAREGVQASFRQGEAASLPIPDASMDVAISVFGIIFAGDAAAAIAEIDRVLTAPARIVLSAWLPRGAVFEMNAAAAAAVRAAVGAPRPRHSIGTTATS; encoded by the coding sequence CTGTTGTTGCCCGCGGCAGAGACTGTCGTTGCTGCCGCCGGACTGAAGCGTGGCGACCGGGTTGTGGACATTGGCTGCGGGACCGGCAATGCAGCCCTTTTGGCGGCAAGGCAGGGGGCCGAGGTGATCGGGGTCGATCCGGCATTGCGGCTCATCGAGGTCGCAGCCGAGCGGGCCGCTCGTGAGGGGGTGCAGGCGAGCTTCCGCCAGGGCGAAGCCGCTTCCCTTCCCATACCCGATGCAAGCATGGATGTTGCGATATCCGTCTTCGGCATCATCTTTGCAGGCGATGCCGCGGCCGCTATAGCCGAAATCGATCGCGTGCTGACGGCGCCTGCCCGGATCGTGTTAAGCGCCTGGCTGCCCAGGGGAGCCGTGTTCGAGATGAACGCGGCGGCCGCGGCCGCCGTCAGAGCGGCGGTCGGAGCTCCCCGCCCCCGGCATTCAATTGGAACGACCGCGACGAGCTGA